GGCATCGTGGTGCTCGCGGCGGCGGCGATCTCCGCCAAGTCGGTTGCCCTGGCCGGGTTCGGACTGGACTCACTGATCGAGATCGGCGCGTCCACGGTCGTTGTCTGGGAACTGTTCGGCGTCGGCGAAGCCCGTCGCCGCCGGGCGCTGCGGCTGATCGGCGCCGGCTTCGCCGCGCTCGCCCTGTACCTCGTGGCGCAGTCCACCTGGGTTCTGGCGAGCGGCTTGCGCCCGCATCCTTCGGCCTTGGGCATCGGATGGACCGCTGTGACCGCGGCCGTGATGTTCGCCCTGGCGGCGGGCAAGGCGCGTACCGGTGCCGCGCTGGACAATCCGGTACTGCAGACCGAGGGCCGCGTCACACTGGTCGACGGCCTGCTGGCCGCCGCCGTCCTGGTCGGTCTGGCCCTCAACGCCGCCCTCGGCTGGTGGTGGGCCGACCCGGTGGCGGGTTACGTGCTGGTCTGCTACGCCGTCCGCGAGGTGCGGGAGATCTTCTCGCGAGCGGTGGAGTGAGGCGGCGAGCCGCAGGGTGTCCGCGTCCCCGTGGAACACCCCTGGGCGTGCGGGGCGCCCGCTCGCAGCGCGGGGATCTTCGGGGCTCCTGACGCCACTTGACGCGCGGTCGGCACGACGGCCTGGGCGGAAAACGTGGTCACCCGCCTCCACCAGAGCCGCACCAGCCAGGCCCCGCGGGGGGTTCGGCCATCATCACGCGGCGGCAGGCGGCCTCGGCGTGAACCAGCCCGCGCACCAAGGGAAGTGCGGCCGCGCGGCCCTGCTCGGCGCCCTTCCTCCGGACGACGGCCCAGGACATTCGGCCGACACTCGCCTGCGGTGCTGTCCTCAAGCTCTCGGCAGGGCTAGGCTGTTCGAGCAGGCCCTGGTCCCCGGCAGCGATGCACTGTTCCGCTCCGGGAAGGCCCCCCGTGTTCGTCCTGCTTCTCATACTCGCCGTGTTCTTGTTCGGTTTCGGGTTCCTCAATCCCATCTGGTGGGTGGCCGCGGCGGTGTTGGTCGTCGGCTCCACTCGCTACGGCCGCGAGCGTGGTCGCGTCCGGGGCCGCGGCGGCGGTTCCGGACTCGGGGAGTACCGGGACCACGAGAACCGCCGGGAGCGTCAGGACCGATGGGATCGCCGCCACAGCCGTCAGGACCGGGCGCGCTGGAGGCGCGAGGACCGCCGGGACCGCGAACGCCACGGGTGACCGGTCGAGGTCGCCTGACATCCAGAGGTTCCGGGACGGCTTCCGCCGCGCCGGACGCGCCGAGATCGTGGAGAGGCAGACGCCATGCGACGCACAGTCGTGTTTCCGGAGGACTGGTGGGGCTTGACGGCCGAGGCCCCGGCAGAGGACCCAGCAGATCAGGACGTCGTGGCGCTGCGCGCCCGGATCGACCAGCTGCGGCGGGCGCTCGCCGGCCGCGCGGTCATCGAACAGGCCTGCGGAATGGTGATGGTCCTGGCCCCCTGCCGCCGTGGGCCGGCCGGCAACCTGCTGGTGGACATCTCACGGCAGTGCAACGCCGGACTTCCGGACGTGGCAGCGGCCCTGGTCGCCGCATGGGAGGGCGAGCCGCTCCCGCGGCGGATGCAGCACGCTCTACGGCATGCGCTGCGGCGGCTCTACGCCGCAGACCGCGGGTGCGACTCACGGCCGTCGGATGAGCCGTCCGGAAGGGGAAGGTCATGATTCACGCCGCCGATGTCCGAGAGTGGCGCAACTGCGACGTCGTCGACACCGAGGGTCACAGGATCGGTGTGCTGGAGGCGGTGTACGTGGACACCACCACCGACGAGCCGTCCATGGTCACGGTACGGACCGGACTGCCCACGCGGCGCCGTCTGGTGTTCGTCCCCGTCGAGGACGCGATCGTCGGCCCGGGCTACCTCAAGCTCGGCTATGCCAGAGCGCTGGTGAAGCAGGCTCCTTCGATCGGCACCGACGACGTGCTGCCCGCCGAGCAGGAGGAAGCGATCTTCAGACACTACGGTCTGCTCTACAAGGCCGGCGCGGCCGGCGAGAGGCAACTGGCACGCCGCTGAAGGCCATGAACACGACGGCTGCGCTCCAGCGACGAGGCGATGCGGAGCTGAGCCCGACTCATGTGACGGCGGACCGTCTCCGTGGGCGCCTCTTCCCCGGCCGTCTGCCGATCCGTGGGCCGCTACCGTCGGGGTATACCGCGATGGCTCTGCCCTGGGCCCGGATCCGTGAGAGGCACACCGAGATGAGCGAGCAGGACAACCAGGCCAGGCACCATCCCGCAGTGGTCGCGCACCACCAGAGCCGTGCCGGGGACGTCCAACTGCGGATCGCCGACGCCATCACCAAGTTCGCCGGTTCGATGCCGTTCGTCTACCTCCACGCCGTCGCTTTCGCGTTCTGGATGCTGCTCATCGAGGCAAGCCCCTGGCCCACGTTGACGCTCGTGGTGTCACTGGAGGCGATCTTCCTGTCGACGTTCGTCATGATCGGCCAGAACCGGCAGGCGGCTTTCCAGCAGATCAAGGCCGACCATGATTTCGTAGAGCAGGAGTTGGAACTCAAGACCAACACCGAGCTGACTCGCGCGATTCACGCCATGACCACGGAACTGCACCGCCGTCTGATCGAGGACGGCGCGGAACGGTAAGGGGCACGGGCGATCAGGCGAGCAGGCCGAGGAGAGGTCGGAGTGGTCGACGAAGACCCGGCGAGGCCGGACAGCTGCCGGTTGTGGGGGCGGGCGTAACTCGGTCCCGCTGATGGGCAGTACCCGACCGCTACCCGTTCGGGTCTGTCGGCACGAGGACGGAGCGCATCACTTCCTCAGCGCCGACGTCCGCCACCCCGGGAGGACCAGCCAGACCCCACGCCGGCCGAGTGCACGGCGAGGAAGGCAAGCCCGGCAAGCATGAGGCTCGTCGGGCTGAAGATCACCTCGGTCGACGTCTCGGTGACACGGATGACGAAGGCGATGACGAAGATCGCGGCGGCCACGAATGCAAGCATATGTCTACCCCTGCCGATGGACGGCGAGCCACACGTGATCCCGGTGGCTGCGCCGCTGCCTGCCGGGTTCCCCGGACTGCGCCGATCAGTCGGGTGAGTCCCGTTTCGGGGTCGGCGGCGCCACCCCGTCGCCTGACCTGCTGACGCTGTGAACGAGGCAACCGGACCGCCGCTGCCGCGAACCCCTCGGCCACACCCACAGGTCGACCCATCCGACATGGGTCGCCGTCTCGCACGAGCACCGATGTGATGGGGCATCACGTACGCCGGCCGGAACGCCGGAACGCCGGAACGCCGGTACGAAGACACGGCCTCGACTCCAGCGTCCGGCCGCCGGTGGGCGCGGCACATGGGCCGAACGTCCCCGCCAAGGGCCGATCCGCCCCTCGCGGGGGCCGTCGGCCGGTGCGACCGTGGTGGTACGTGCCCGCCCACAGGGGGAGTGACGATGGCTGTCCGGTCCGATGGGGTGCTCGCACCCGTGCTGCGGGGCATCGAGGCGGTCGTGTGCGACACGGACGGGGTGATCACCGACTCGGCGAGCGTGCACGCGGCCGCGTGGAAGACCGCCTTCGACGCCTTCCTGGTCGAACACCCGCCCGAGGCCCCCGCGCAGCGGCGCCCTTTCGACTCCGGCGACGACTATCTGCGGCACGTGGACGGGAAGTCCCGGCTCGACGGCGCCGCCGCCTTTCTGGCGTCGCGCGGCCTCGACCCGACGGGGCAGACCGTGCGTGCCGTGGCGGCGGACAAGGAGTCGCTGTTCGTCGAGCGGCTCCGCGAGCACGGCGTCGACGCGTATCCGGGGACCGTGCGGCTGGTACGCGCCCTGCGCGCGGCGGGGGTGCCCGTCGCCGCGGCCTCCGCGTCGAGGCATGCCCGCGAGCTGCTCGCCGGGGCGGGTGTGCTGGACCTCTTCGAGGCCCTGGTCGACGGTGGTGAGGCGGCCCGCCTGGGGCTCGCGGGGAAGCCGCAGCCCGACCTGTTCCTGGAAGCCGCCCGCCGGCTCGGCGTTCCGCCTGCCCGCGCCGCCGTCGTGGAGGACGCTCTGGCGGGCGTCGAAGCGGGCCGCCGCGGCGGCTTCGCCCTCGTCGTCGGCGTGGACCGGACCGCCGGTGCGGACACCCGGGACAGGCTTCTGCGGCACGGCGCCGACATCGTCGTACACGACCTCGGAGAGCTGCTGGACGGGGGAGTACGGCGGTGACGGGCTGGACGTGGGAGTACGACGGCTACGACCCGGCGGACGAGCGCCTGCGGGAGTCGCTGTGCACGCTGGGCAACGGCTACTTCGCCACCCGTGGGGCGCTGCCGGAGTGCGCCGCGGACGACGTGCACTACCCCGGCTCCTACGTGGCCGGCTGCTATGACCGGCTCACCACGGACGTGGCGGGGCGCCGGGTGGAGAACGAGGACATGGTCAACGTCCCGAACTGGCTGCCGCTCCGGTTCCGCCTCGCCGGGCGGCAGTGGCTGACCCCCGACACGGCCGAGGTGCTCGACCACCGGCTGGTGCTGCACCTGGCCTCCGGGCTGTTGGAGCGCCGGACGCGGTACGCGCTCGGCGAGGGCCGGGTGCTGGCGGTGCGCCAGCAGCGTCTCGTCGACATGGCCGACCCCCATCTGGCGGCGCTGCGCACCGAGTTCACGGCCGAGGGCTTCGCCGGGGACCTCGACGTGGAGGCGGCGCTGGACGGCGCAGTCACCAACTCCGGGGTCGCGCGCTACCGGGATCTGGACGGCCGCCACCTGACCCGGGTGCACACCGGATCCGTCGAGCCGGACACGGTGTGGCTGCGCTGCCGGACCCGCACCTCCGACGTCCGCATCGGCATGGCGGCCCGGCTGACCGCAGACGCTCCGGTCACCGACCGGCACGAGGGGTCGCGCGTCGGCCAGAGGGTGCGCCTGAGCCTGCTGCCCGGCCGTACCGCCACCGTCGACAAGACCGTCGCCCTGCACACCTCCCGTGACCCCGCCATCAGCGACCCGCTGGACGCCGCGATCGAAGGCGTGGGCGCGGCCCCCGTCTTCGACGAGCTGCTCGAAACCCATCTGACGGCCTGGGACCAGCTGTGGCGGCGGGCCGAGCTGGACGTCGCCGGGGAGGCCGGCGACATTCTGCGGCTGCACCTCTTCCACGTCCTGCAGACCCTCTCCCCGCACACGGCGGATCTGGACGTCGGCGTACCGGCCAGAGGACTGCACGGCGAGGCGTACCGCGGCCATGTCTTCTGGGACGAGCTGTTCGTACTGCCCTACCTCGACCTGCACTTTCCCGAGGTGTCCCGCGCCCTGCTCCGCTACCGTCACCGCCGCCTCGACCGGGCCTGTGCCGCGGCCCGCGCGGTGGGCCGGCGCGGTGCGCTGTACCCCTGGCAGAGCGGCAGCGACGGACGGGAGGAGACGCAGGAGTTCCACCTCAACCCCCGCTCGGGGCGCTGGCTGCCCGACCACTCACGGCTCCAGCGGCACGTCGGCTCGGCCGTGGCGTACAACGTGTGGCAGTACTACGAGGCCAGCGGCGACGCCGAGTTCCTGCACACCGAGGGCGCGGAGATGCTGCTGCAGATCGCCCGATTCTGGGCGGACTCGGCCGCCTGGGACGAGCGACTGGGCCGGCACCGCATCCGGGGCGTGATGGGACCCGACGAGTACCACGACGGCTATCCCGATGCGCAGCAGCCCGGTCTCGACGACAACGCCTACACCAACGTCACCGCCGCCTGGGTGCTCACCCGCACTCTGGAAGTGCTGCGGACCCTGCCGGAACCCCGGCGGCGCGAACTCGCCGAGCGCACCGGCCTGGACGACGGCGAGCTCGAACAGTGGGAGGACGTCTCGCGCACCCTCCACGTCCCCTTCCACGACGGAGTCATCAGCCAGTTCGAGGGCTACGGCGACCTGGCCGAACTCGACTGGGAGAGCTACCGGCGCCGGTACGGCGACATCCGGCGCCTGGACCGGATCCTCGAGGCGGAGGGAGACACCGTCAACCGCTACAAGGCGTCCAAGCAGGCCGACGTCCTCATGCTCGGCTACCTCTTCTCACCGTACGAACTCCGGGGCCTCTTCGAGCGGTTGGGTCACCGCCTGGACGATGACGGCTGGCGCCGGACGGTCGACCACTACCTCCTGCGCACCAGCCACGGCTCCACCCTCAGCGGCCTCGTCCACGGCTGGGTCCTGGCCCGTGCCCGGCGCGCCGAGGCATGGACGTACTGCCAGGAGGCCCTGCGCGGCGACATCGCCGATCTCCAGGGCGGCACCACCGGCGAGGGCATCCACCTGGGCGCCATGGCCGGCACGCTCGACCTCGTCCAGCGGGGACTGACCGGGCTGGAGACCCGCGCCGACGCGCTGTGGCTCGATCCGGTGCCGCTGCCGGAGCTGTCGGCGTACGGCTTCTCCCTCCGCTACCAGGGACACTGGGGCGTGCGCCTTCGCCTGGAGCGCGGCGGGCTCGAGGTGACGGTGCCGCCGTCCGACCGCGCGCCGATCGACATCCGGCTGCCGGACCGAAGGGTCCGCATGCGGCCGGGGGACAGCTGCCACCTCCTCCTTCCGGACTGAGGGGGCGTCCCGGAGAGGGGGCAGGACGGCCCCCGGTGGGGACCGGACAGCCTCTCGGGCGGCATCCTCACCAAGCTGATGGCCGACGCCGTGAACCGTTCCATCGCCTACGCGTCTGCTCCGCCCGACGGAGGCCGCCCGGGCTCATGGGAGGGCTCACACGATGTCGAGTACCTCGTGCACGGGGCGGCGCGGTGTGCCGGGGACCGGGGGGCCGTATCCGAGCCGGAACACCATCTGGATGAATCCCATGGCCGACTGTGGGTCGCGCACGGTCCAGCGGAGTTCGGGCCATTCGAGGGCCTGGGAGGTGAGTGAGGTGGCGAGCCCGTCGAGGGTGGCCTGGAGCAGGACGCGCTCCATGGCCTGGCCCGCCAGCAGCCAGTCCCTCGGCAGGTCGCGCACGGTGCCCAGTACGGCGAGCTGAGGCGCGTTCTCGAACGCGGCGGCCTCACGGCCGGGAACGGTGCGCCTGCCGGCGAAGTCACGCACGGGCGCCCTGCCGGAGCGCCGGCGAGGGCCGAAGGCGTACTCCGGTACCCCGTCGCTCGCCGTCTCCGCTGCTCCCGTGCCGTCACGGGTCCACTGCCTCAGCTCCTCGTAGGCGGCGGCGTCCATGGCGTCGCGCCCCTCGGCGTCGTGCACCAGATCCAGCAGCGTCCGCACATGCCAGGCGTCCGGGAAGACCAGCCGCGCCCCTTCCAGGAGAGCGGCGGCGCTCAACGCATCCTTGATGGCCTGGGGTATCGCCTCGTCGGTGAACGGCTGACGGCTGGTGCGGCGGCGTTGGATGGCCGGATACAGAGGCGTGAGGTCCATTTCGAGATCGTTCCCGGGAAGCGCTGGGCTGGTCAGCCGCACGACCGCGAGCAGGCGCGGGTCCGCGGGGTCGGGCAGCAGCTCGGCGGCCGCCGCCCAGCCCGCGTGGGCGGCGGCCACGCGCAGGTTGAACAGGGCGGCGGCGCAGCCCAGGTGAAGACCGCGGGTGGTGGGGTCGGCCTGAGGCATGGCGCGCTCGAGGTCCGAGTACACCTGGAAGGTGCTGTCACCGCGCAGGAATCGGAATCTCCACGGCTGCGCGTTGTGCATGGACGGAGCCGCAGAGGCGTCTTCGACCAAGGCTGTCACGGTCGTCGTGTCGAGTTCACGTACGGACATCGGACCTACCTCCCTCCAGGGCCGAGCGGCCATTCGCGGAAGGGCGATTCCCGTCCCCTCCACTATTCCACCCCGGTCCCGAGCGTGTGCGGTCGTGGCCGCGGTCCCAGGCAGGCGACCGCGGAACCTGGAGTGTGCGGTGACGGCGCCCCGGATCCGGCACGGTACGGGTCCCCGATCAGCTCTTGCCGAGCTGTGGGCCGCCGCCGGTACGCAGGACGGTCAGGCGGCGACGGTATTCGTCGTCGTCGATCTCTCCGCGGGCGAAGCGTTCGGCGAGGAGTTGCTCGGCGGCGGGCCCGCGCTGCGCGGGGCTGGTCGACGCTCCCGAGTCAGCCGACCGGGACAAGGCCCGGAACAACAGGACGCCGATGACGATGAGGAGAGCCCAGAAGAAGATCATGCCGACCGACATGACGAACCAGCCCCACCCACTCGGATCATGGCCGTACCAGAGCATCACGGTCACCCACTTCCTCGCGGCGACCGGACTCGGCCCTCACGCCTGTGGTCTCGGTGCGCCACTCCCACAGTCGCACCCGGCCACGTGCCCGTCATGGGCCGAAGAG
This window of the Streptomyces sp. NBC_01275 genome carries:
- a CDS encoding PRC-barrel domain-containing protein; the encoded protein is MIHAADVREWRNCDVVDTEGHRIGVLEAVYVDTTTDEPSMVTVRTGLPTRRRLVFVPVEDAIVGPGYLKLGYARALVKQAPSIGTDDVLPAEQEEAIFRHYGLLYKAGAAGERQLARR
- a CDS encoding HAD family phosphatase yields the protein MAVRSDGVLAPVLRGIEAVVCDTDGVITDSASVHAAAWKTAFDAFLVEHPPEAPAQRRPFDSGDDYLRHVDGKSRLDGAAAFLASRGLDPTGQTVRAVAADKESLFVERLREHGVDAYPGTVRLVRALRAAGVPVAAASASRHARELLAGAGVLDLFEALVDGGEAARLGLAGKPQPDLFLEAARRLGVPPARAAVVEDALAGVEAGRRGGFALVVGVDRTAGADTRDRLLRHGADIVVHDLGELLDGGVRR
- a CDS encoding DUF1003 domain-containing protein encodes the protein MALPWARIRERHTEMSEQDNQARHHPAVVAHHQSRAGDVQLRIADAITKFAGSMPFVYLHAVAFAFWMLLIEASPWPTLTLVVSLEAIFLSTFVMIGQNRQAAFQQIKADHDFVEQELELKTNTELTRAIHAMTTELHRRLIEDGAER
- a CDS encoding SHOCT domain-containing protein, whose amino-acid sequence is MLWYGHDPSGWGWFVMSVGMIFFWALLIVIGVLLFRALSRSADSGASTSPAQRGPAAEQLLAERFARGEIDDDEYRRRLTVLRTGGGPQLGKS
- a CDS encoding ANTAR domain-containing protein, producing the protein MRRTVVFPEDWWGLTAEAPAEDPADQDVVALRARIDQLRRALAGRAVIEQACGMVMVLAPCRRGPAGNLLVDISRQCNAGLPDVAAALVAAWEGEPLPRRMQHALRHALRRLYAADRGCDSRPSDEPSGRGRS
- a CDS encoding nitroreductase family protein, whose product is MSVRELDTTTVTALVEDASAAPSMHNAQPWRFRFLRGDSTFQVYSDLERAMPQADPTTRGLHLGCAAALFNLRVAAAHAGWAAAAELLPDPADPRLLAVVRLTSPALPGNDLEMDLTPLYPAIQRRRTSRQPFTDEAIPQAIKDALSAAALLEGARLVFPDAWHVRTLLDLVHDAEGRDAMDAAAYEELRQWTRDGTGAAETASDGVPEYAFGPRRRSGRAPVRDFAGRRTVPGREAAAFENAPQLAVLGTVRDLPRDWLLAGQAMERVLLQATLDGLATSLTSQALEWPELRWTVRDPQSAMGFIQMVFRLGYGPPVPGTPRRPVHEVLDIV
- a CDS encoding glycoside hydrolase family 65 protein, with protein sequence MTGWTWEYDGYDPADERLRESLCTLGNGYFATRGALPECAADDVHYPGSYVAGCYDRLTTDVAGRRVENEDMVNVPNWLPLRFRLAGRQWLTPDTAEVLDHRLVLHLASGLLERRTRYALGEGRVLAVRQQRLVDMADPHLAALRTEFTAEGFAGDLDVEAALDGAVTNSGVARYRDLDGRHLTRVHTGSVEPDTVWLRCRTRTSDVRIGMAARLTADAPVTDRHEGSRVGQRVRLSLLPGRTATVDKTVALHTSRDPAISDPLDAAIEGVGAAPVFDELLETHLTAWDQLWRRAELDVAGEAGDILRLHLFHVLQTLSPHTADLDVGVPARGLHGEAYRGHVFWDELFVLPYLDLHFPEVSRALLRYRHRRLDRACAAARAVGRRGALYPWQSGSDGREETQEFHLNPRSGRWLPDHSRLQRHVGSAVAYNVWQYYEASGDAEFLHTEGAEMLLQIARFWADSAAWDERLGRHRIRGVMGPDEYHDGYPDAQQPGLDDNAYTNVTAAWVLTRTLEVLRTLPEPRRRELAERTGLDDGELEQWEDVSRTLHVPFHDGVISQFEGYGDLAELDWESYRRRYGDIRRLDRILEAEGDTVNRYKASKQADVLMLGYLFSPYELRGLFERLGHRLDDDGWRRTVDHYLLRTSHGSTLSGLVHGWVLARARRAEAWTYCQEALRGDIADLQGGTTGEGIHLGAMAGTLDLVQRGLTGLETRADALWLDPVPLPELSAYGFSLRYQGHWGVRLRLERGGLEVTVPPSDRAPIDIRLPDRRVRMRPGDSCHLLLPD
- a CDS encoding cation transporter translates to MNETSRTALLRRGFTLEYLTLGWNVIGIVVLAAAAISAKSVALAGFGLDSLIEIGASTVVVWELFGVGEARRRRALRLIGAGFAALALYLVAQSTWVLASGLRPHPSALGIGWTAVTAAVMFALAAGKARTGAALDNPVLQTEGRVTLVDGLLAAAVLVGLALNAALGWWWADPVAGYVLVCYAVREVREIFSRAVE